A stretch of DNA from Jeotgalibacillus aurantiacus:
CAATACACGCCAACCGTTAAAAAGTCAATTCGCGCGCCTCAAGATAGCGCTCCAGCTTGCGTTTGACACGCTGCAGGGCATTATCGATAGATTTTACATGACGATCCAGTTCTTCCGAGATTTCCTGATACGATTGCCCGTCAAGGTAAAGGGATAACACCTGACGTTCCAGATCACTCAGAAGCTCAGCTACTTTACCTTCAATCTTGCTGAATTCTTCCCTGTGAATGACGAGCGCCTCCGGATCTGTCGGCCTGGCTGTTGAAATGACATCCATCAGCGTACGGTCAGATTCCTCATCATAAATCGGTTTATCAAGTGATACGTAAGAATTAAGCGGGATGTGCTTTTGGCGGGTAGCGGTTTTAATTGCAGTGATGATCTGACGGGTAATACAAAGCTCAGCAAACGCTTTGAAAGAGGTCAGTTTTTCTTCCTTGTAATCACGAATCGCCTTATAAAGACCAATCATGCCTTCCTGGATGATGTCTTCTTTGTCTGCCCCGATTAAAAAGTAGGAGCGCGCCTTCACTCTGACAAAATGACGGTACTTGTTAATTAAAAAATCCAGTGCTTCACTGTTTCCGTTCTGAATCAGTTCAAGTATCACATCGTCTTCCATTCCGTGAAATAATTCCCGATCCGTTGATGCCTGATTGTATGCGTTCAAATGGATCCCCCCGACTGTACGAAACAAATAGATAGAAATATTATACTTTACAGAATTTTTTAACGTCAACCGTTCATTTATCGCCGCGTCTCCATTTTTCGAATATTTCGGCGACTTCGTCGGACAATGGAATCTTTGATACCGGGCGCTCAGACTGATTTCGTTCGATCCGCTTGGAAATTTTTTTTTCGATTTGTTTCATCTCAATTAAAAGTTCTCTCGCTGACTTCCGGAGTGCTCCTTGACCGAAGATCGCCCATTGCTCTGTATAATCGCTTGTGGCTACAATCACCTGGGTTTTAATATCATTCAGTTCAATGGCGAGCTTTTCAATCCGCTCATCTGCTGTTTCGTTTTTTCGGGTAAAAACAATTTCTACTCGGTAGTTAAACATTTTCTTCGACATACCTTCGACAAACTGCGCATCAAATACGATGATGACGCGGTGTCCGGTATAGCCCTGATATTCCGCCATGAGTTCGATCAGGCGGTCACGCGCCGCCCCAAGGTCGCGGAGCTTTAACTCCACGAGCTCGGGCCATGCACCGATGATGTTATAGCCGTCTACGAGCAGTACATTTCGCATCGCTGATCATCCTTCCAGCGGGTGACGGCGTCTGTAGACCTCATACATTAAAAGGCTTGCTGCAACAGAGGCATTGAGCGACGTCACATGTCCAACCATTGGCAGATGAATCAGAAAATCGCATTTTTCCCGTAAAATACGGCTCATGCCTTTCCCTTCACTTCCAATAATTAACCCAAGCGGCATCGTCCCATCAAAGCGGCGGTAATCCTCACTGCCTTTCGCGTCAGTCCCGGCCACCCAGACACCACGGTCCTTCAACTCGTCCACCGTTCGGGAAAGGTTGGTCACACGCACAACCGGTACGTGTTCAATCGCACCCGTTGAAGCCTTCGCGACGGTTGCGGTCAGACCGACTGCCCGGCGCTTTGGAATAATAATGCCGTGAACGCCCGATGCATCCGCTGTCCGCATGATCGAACCAAGATTGTGCGGATCCTCAAGCTCGTCCAGGATCAGGATAAACGGATCTTCGTTTTTAGCTGCCGCTTTGTTAAAAATATCGTCCATTTCCGCATACTCGTAAGCTGCAATCGAAGCGACAACCCCCTGATGCTGTCCATCCATCAGCTGATCAATTTTCTTTTTCGGTACAAACTGAACAAGTACATTCGCTTCCTTTGCCAGCTGGATGACCTGCTGCATCTGTCCCTTTTGTGAGCCTTCCCCGATCCAGATTTTATTAATTTCCCTGCCGGATCTCAGTGCCTCCAGTACGGGGTTTTTCCCGCCGATAAATTCTTCGCTCATTGCCCTGCTCCTTTCTGCTCTTCCATGATGAACGCAATCGACTCATCAATGATGCCGATTAACCGCTCCTGCTGCTCTGTTAAATATAAATAACCGATCAGCGCTTCAAACGCTGTGCTGTACCGGTACGTTGTCACATCTGTATTTTTCGGCACAGAGCCGGACTTGGCATTGCGACCCCTTCGGATCACGGCCATTTCCTCCTCTGTAAACCGCTCTTCAGCGAACATATGGTGCAGGATTTTCGCCTGCGCTTTTGCTGACACATAGCGAATACCCTCGCGCTGAAGCTGGTTCGGTCTGACCGTCCCGCTTACTAACAGGTGGTGACGGACCTTCTGTTCATACACGGCGTCGCCCATATAGGCGAGCGCCAGTGCATTGATTTGTTTCGGGTCTAATGTATAATCCGCCATTTCTTACCCTCTTCTCCAGCGGATACCCTGTTTTGTATCTTCTAAAATAATGTTCATGTCCTTCAGCTGGTCACGAATCGCGTCTGCTGTCGCAAAGTCACGCGCTTTTCGTGCTTCTTCGCGCTGCTGAATAAGGGCATCAATATCTGAATCAAGCATGTCTTTTTCCTGCTCCATCGTGAAGCCAAGCACACCTGCCAGCTCATCAAACGCTTTTGTAAAGGCATCGATGACGTCTGTTGATGTATTTTTCTCACGCAGGTAAAGATTCGCCTGACGTGACAGGTCAAACAACACAGAGATGGCATTGGCTGTATTGAAATCATCATCCATCGCTTTGACAAACGCTTCTTTCTGTTCAGCCGTTGCATCCAGCCACTTCTGGTCATCTTCTGTCAGACCGGCACTGGATTCACGGCGGTGCAGCAGGTTTTCGTAAGAGGTACGGATTCGCTCAAGACCAGCTCCTGCCGCATCCAGCAACTCTTTGTTATAGTTGATCGGATGGCGGTAGTGAACCGACAGCATGAAGAAACGCAGCACCTGTGGATCCACTTCTTTTAAAATGTCATGAACGAGAACAAAGTTGCCGAGTGATTTCGACATTTTCTCGTTATCGATATTAATATACCCGTTATGCATCCAGTAATTTGCGAAGGTTTTACCGGTCAATGCTTCTGACTGGGCGATTTCATTTTCATGGTGCGGGAAGGCTAAATCCTGTCCACCTGCATGAATATCAATCGTATCGCCAAGGTATTTGCGCGCCATTGCCGAGCATTCGATGTGCCAGCCCGGACGACCTTCTCCCCACGGACTTTCCCAGGAAATTTCGCCTTCTTTTGCTGCTTTCCATAAGACAAAGTCAAGCTCATCCTCTTTGCGCTCATCTGACTCGATACGCGCGCCGATCTGAAGCTCATCAATGGACTGATGAGACAGCTTTCCGTAGCCGTCAAACTTACGCGTGCGGTAATACACATCTCCGCCTGACTCATACGCAAAACCTTTATCAATTAATGACTCAATAAATTCAATGATTAGATCAATGTTTTCCGTCACACGCGGATGAGCTGTTCCACGCTGGCAGCCAAGCGCACCTACATCCTCAAAATAAGCTTCAA
This window harbors:
- the sigH gene encoding RNA polymerase sporulation sigma factor SigH, producing MTLKNSVKYNISIYLFRTVGGIHLNAYNQASTDRELFHGMEDDVILELIQNGNSEALDFLINKYRHFVRVKARSYFLIGADKEDIIQEGMIGLYKAIRDYKEEKLTSFKAFAELCITRQIITAIKTATRQKHIPLNSYVSLDKPIYDEESDRTLMDVISTARPTDPEALVIHREEFSKIEGKVAELLSDLERQVLSLYLDGQSYQEISEELDRHVKSIDNALQRVKRKLERYLEARELTF
- a CDS encoding NYN domain-containing protein is translated as MRNVLLVDGYNIIGAWPELVELKLRDLGAARDRLIELMAEYQGYTGHRVIIVFDAQFVEGMSKKMFNYRVEIVFTRKNETADERIEKLAIELNDIKTQVIVATSDYTEQWAIFGQGALRKSARELLIEMKQIEKKISKRIERNQSERPVSKIPLSDEVAEIFEKWRRGDK
- the rlmB gene encoding 23S rRNA (guanosine(2251)-2'-O)-methyltransferase RlmB, producing MSEEFIGGKNPVLEALRSGREINKIWIGEGSQKGQMQQVIQLAKEANVLVQFVPKKKIDQLMDGQHQGVVASIAAYEYAEMDDIFNKAAAKNEDPFILILDELEDPHNLGSIMRTADASGVHGIIIPKRRAVGLTATVAKASTGAIEHVPVVRVTNLSRTVDELKDRGVWVAGTDAKGSEDYRRFDGTMPLGLIIGSEGKGMSRILREKCDFLIHLPMVGHVTSLNASVAASLLMYEVYRRRHPLEG
- a CDS encoding Mini-ribonuclease 3, translated to MADYTLDPKQINALALAYMGDAVYEQKVRHHLLVSGTVRPNQLQREGIRYVSAKAQAKILHHMFAEERFTEEEMAVIRRGRNAKSGSVPKNTDVTTYRYSTAFEALIGYLYLTEQQERLIGIIDESIAFIMEEQKGAGQ
- the cysS gene encoding cysteine--tRNA ligase, producing MSIQLYNTVTRQKEVFKPLEEGKVSMYVCGPTVYNYIHIGNARPAIVFDTVRRHLEYRGYDVNFVSNFTDVDDKLIRAAKELGEEVPVIADRFIEAYFEDVGALGCQRGTAHPRVTENIDLIIEFIESLIDKGFAYESGGDVYYRTRKFDGYGKLSHQSIDELQIGARIESDERKEDELDFVLWKAAKEGEISWESPWGEGRPGWHIECSAMARKYLGDTIDIHAGGQDLAFPHHENEIAQSEALTGKTFANYWMHNGYINIDNEKMSKSLGNFVLVHDILKEVDPQVLRFFMLSVHYRHPINYNKELLDAAGAGLERIRTSYENLLHRRESSAGLTEDDQKWLDATAEQKEAFVKAMDDDFNTANAISVLFDLSRQANLYLREKNTSTDVIDAFTKAFDELAGVLGFTMEQEKDMLDSDIDALIQQREEARKARDFATADAIRDQLKDMNIILEDTKQGIRWRRG